The following proteins come from a genomic window of Sesamum indicum cultivar Zhongzhi No. 13 linkage group LG10, S_indicum_v1.0, whole genome shotgun sequence:
- the LOC110012718 gene encoding G-type lectin S-receptor-like serine/threonine-protein kinase CES101 yields MCICFAVLIHLNLDTYTEIHTHTHIVVTSSQHLYFSQESNLVQKPTMRASITTLVFLIFVHCLACQSQQVPRLDTLKPGDRLNFSSQLVSANGMFSLGFSSLDGAGNAYLSLTYTNSSIVYYYVWIANRDRPAISGLYPFLTVDITGKLVIGHDSNGGESIELYAGESSKKINVSATLLDTGNLVVKEKSSSNGEVILWQSFDHPTDTLLPGMKLGVNHRTGRNQVLTSFFGPNNPASGAFTLEWDPSEDRLLVRRRGVLYWTSGKLRDYYDES; encoded by the coding sequence ATGTGTATATGTTTTGCAGTTCTCATTCATCTAAATCTTGATACATATACAgagatacacacacacacacacattgtGGTAACTTCATCTCAGCATTTGTACTTTTCACAAGAATCAAATCTTGTACAAAAACCCACGATGCGAGCTTCAATTACGACACTcgttttcttgatatttgtcCATTGTTTGGCCTGCCAGTCCCAGCAGGTTCCACGGCTCGACACCCTCAAACCAGGAGACAGGCTAAACTTTTCATCTCAACTGGTTTCCGCCAACGGGATGTTCAGCTTAGGATTCAGTTCCTTGGACGGTGCAGGTAATGCTTACTTATCTTTGACTTACACGAACAGCAGCATCGTATACTATTATGTGTGGATTGCAAACAGGGATCGGCCTGCTATCAGCGGTCTGTATCCGTTTCTCACTGTCGACATCACGGGGAAGCTGGTTATCGGGCACGATTCTAATGGAGGAGAATCCATCGAGCTATATGCCGGCGAATCAAGCAAGAAGATTAATGTATCGGCCACTTTGTTGGATACCGGGAATCTTGTAGTAAAAGAGAAGAGTTCTTCAAATGGTGAAGTGATCTTATGGCAAAGTTTTGACCATCCTACCGATACTCTTCTTCCAGGGATGAAACTGGGCGTCAACCACAGGACCGGAAGAAATCAGGTACTCACTTCATTTTTCGGGCCTAATAATCCGGCCTCTGGAGCTTTTACTCTCGAATGGGATCCGAGTGAAGACAGATTGTTAGTCAGACGACGAGGCGTCCTTTATTGGACGAGCGGCAAGCTGAGGGATTATTACGATGAGAGTTAA
- the LOC105172839 gene encoding G-type lectin S-receptor-like serine/threonine-protein kinase CES101: MMQASRKTHVFLIFVHCLVSLSWRVSSVDTLKPGDRLNSSSQLLSAKGIFSLGFGILDDGNAYIAITHTNSIYFPVWIGNREQPAFGGQDPFLTLDTTGKLIIGHGMNARASIELYAGESSKKIINVSATLLDTGNLVVKELSSSNNEVILWQSFDHPTDTLLPGMKLGVNRRTGRKWILTSWFGPNDPAPGAFTLEWDPDVGRLLVRRRGIVYWTSGKLKDYYDDWSGLRVKEFDNILTKPDPANLNYNFSVVRSGDEEYFTYSLINVPEWTPDNRNVSGIRLDYQGYIYDRDRPTIAKAGFCYGYDETHANPGCELREQPKCRNDGQTFDFTSGEFRHVNGTPAPAVYDSNSSLSISDCREKCWNDCECVGYTSGNVSGCVYWRGTDLEFVRTNPPDDSLPDTYVLDYSAPSSPGKKRHEIIRVAVSITVLLFILGTIVALFVMGKIKKGKILTEDQFDDLLTLDGYTETYELHHAGAKNYHNLRLFSYASLQSATDNFSSDHKLGQGGFGSVYKGKTSEGQDIAVKLLSRQSGQGFLEFKTELILISKLQHVNLVKLLGFCIHGHDKMLIYDYMPNKSLDFFLFSPFDKEQLNWQQRFNIIEGIAQGLLYLHKYSRLRIIHRDLKPSNILLDKDMNPKISDFGLARIFKQNASEANTNRRVGTYGYMAPEYAMKGIFSTKSDVYSFGIIVLEIVSGKKTIDSTKWKARWTWSNTRGSSGEKVSH; the protein is encoded by the exons ATGATGCAAGCTTCACGTAAGACACatgttttcttgatatttgtcCACTGTTTGGTCTCCCTGTCCTGGCGGGTTTCATCAGTCGACACGCTCAAACCAGGAGACAGGCTAAACTCATCATCTCAATTGCTTTCTGCCAAGGGGATTTTCAGCTTAGGATTCGGTATCCTGGACGATGGTAATGCTTACATAGCAATAACTCATACAAACAGCATATACTTTCCCGTGTGGATTGGCAACAGGGAGCAGCCTGCTTTCGGAGGACAGGATCCGTTTCTCACTTTGGACACCACGGGGAAGCTGATTATCGGGCACGGTATGAATGCCAGAGCATCCATCGAGCTATATGCCGGAGAATCAAGCAAGAAGATTATTAATGTGTCGGCCACTTTGTTGGATACAGGGAATCTTGTAGTAAAGGAGTTGAGTTCCTCAAATAATGAAGTGATCTTATGGCAAAGCTTTGATCATCCTACCGATACTCTTCTTCCAGGGATGAAACTGGGCGTCAACCGCCGGACTGGAAGAAAATGGATACTCACTTCATGGTTCGGGCCTAATGATCCGGCCCCTGGAGCTTTTACTCTCGAATGGGATCCAGATGTAGGCAGATTGTTAGTCAGGCGACGAGGCATAGTTTATTGGACGAGCGGAAAGCTGAAGGACTACTACGATGATTGGTCCGGTTTGAGAGTTAAGGAGTTTGACAATATTCTAACGAAGCCGGATCCTGCAAACTTGAACTACAACTTCAGCGTTGTGAGGAGCGGTGATGAGGAATACTTCACGTATTCGCTCATAAATGTACCAGAATGGACGCCTGACAACCGAAACGTTTCAGGAATAAGGCTGGACTATCAGGGGTATATATATGACAGGGACAGGCCTACTATTGCAAAGGCTGGTTTTTGTTATGGTTATGATGAAACTCACGCCAACCCGGGCTGTGAATTAAGAGAGCAGCCCAAGTGCAGGAATGACGGTCAGACGTTTGATTTTACGTCGGGGGAGTTTAGGCATGTGAATGGAACACCAGCTCCGGCTGTTTATGACAGTAATTCAAGCCTCAGTATAAGTGACTGCCGAGAGAAGTGCTGGAATGACTGTGAATGCGTTGGCTATACGAGTGGTAATGTAAGTGGTTGTGTGTATTGGAGAGGCACAGATTTGGAGTTTGTGCGGACTAATCCTCCTGATGATTCACTGCCTGATACATATGTTCTTGATTATTCTGCACCTTCAAGCCcag GAAAGAAGAGACATGAGATCATCCGTGTTGCAGTAAGTATAACAGTCCTGCTGTTCATCTTGGGCACTATTGTTGCTTTGTTCGTtatgggaaaaattaaaaagg GGAAAATATTGACGGAAGATCAATTCGATGACCTGCTGACACTAGACGGATATACAGAAACTTACGAGCTTCATCATGCAGGAGCTAAGAATTATCATAACCTTAGATTATTTAGTTATGCATCTCTGCAGTCTGCTACAGACAACTTTTCCTCGGACCATAAATTGGGACAGGGTGGTTTTGGCTCCGTTTACAAG GGAAAAACATCAGAAGGTCAAGATATAGCAGTAAAGCTTCTTTCACGACAGTCTGGACAAGGATTTCTGGAATTCAAAACTGAGCTCATACTCATATCTAAACTGCAGCATGTGAACCTTGTGAAACTACTTGGCTTTTGCATTCATGGACACGACAAAATGCTAATCTACGACTACATGCCTAACAAGAGTCTCGATTTCTTTCTCTTTA GTCCATTTGATAAGGAGCAACTGAATTGGCAGCAGCGATTCAACATCATCGAGGGGATTGCTCAAGGACTACTCTACCTTCATAAGTACTCACGGTTGAGGATAATTCATCGAGACTTGAAACCAAGTAACATATTGCTTGACAAAGATATGAACCCGAAGATATCTGATTTCGGTCTTGCTAGAATCTTTAAGCAAAACGCAAGTGAAGCTAACACAAACAGGCGTGTCGGGACTTA TGGTTACATGGCTCCTGAGTACGCAATGAAGGGTATCTTCTCTACAAAATCAGACGTGTATAGTTTTGGAATTATAGTACTTGAGATCGTGAGTGGTAAAAAAACAATAGATTCCACCAAATGGAAGGCCCGCTGGACCTGGTCGAACAC GCGTGGGAGCTCTGGGGAAAAGGTTTCGCACTAG
- the LOC105172838 gene encoding G-type lectin S-receptor-like serine/threonine-protein kinase At1g11330, which produces MSDCREKCWNDCECVGYTSGNVSGCAYWRGKNLEFVQSDIPYGLLANTYVLDSSAPSRPAKKRHVEIISAAVSVAVLFILGSIVALFAIRKLKKDHLTRKRKEDQLSDLLTLDGYTEMYELESGGANNHHDLRMFTFASIQSATNNFSQDYKLGQGGFGPVYKGKTSEGQDIAVKLLSRQSGQGLLEFKTELILISKLQHVNLVKLLGFCIHGDNKMIIYDYMPNKSLDFFLFKPSNRERLSWQQRFNIIEGIAQGLLYLHKYSRLRIIHRDLKPSNILLDKDMNPKISDFGLAKIFKQNVSEANTIRRAGTYGYMAPEYAMQGIFSTKSDVYSFGVIVLEIVSGKKNNGFHQTEGPLDLVEHAWELWNKDCALEIMDPTLRGSCIADQVQRCIHVGLLCVENHAADRPTIEDVISMLKNETTSVSMPKNPAFITRNSIFDEAETSRSEKLLSPAYEFTVTEVEGR; this is translated from the exons ATGAGTGACTGCCGAGAGAAGTGCTGGAATGACTGCGAATGCGTTGGCTATACGAGTGGTAATGTAAGTGGTTGTGCGTATTGGAGAGGCAAAAATTTGGAGTTTGTGCAGAGTGATATTCCCTATGGTTTACTAGCTAATACATATGTTCTTGATAGTTCTGCACCTTCGAGACcag CAAAGAAGAGACATGTTGAGATCATCTCAGCTGCAGTGAGTGTAGCAGTGCTGTTTATCTTGGGCAGTATTGTTGCTTTGTTCGCTATCAGAAAACTTAAAAAGG ATCATCTTACAAGGAAAAGGAAGGAAGATCAATTAAGTGACCTGCTGACACTAGACGGATATACAGAAATGTACGAGCTCGAAAGTGGAGGAGCGAACAATCATCATGATCTTAGAATGTTCACCTTTGCATCAATCCAATCTGCTACAAACAACTTTTCCCAAGACTACAAACTGGGACAGGGTGGTTTTGGCCCTGTTTATAAG GGAAAAACATCAGAAGGTCAAGATATAGCAGTAAAACTTCTTTCTCGACAGTCCGGACAAGGATTGCTCGAGTTCAAGACCGAGCTTATACTCATTTCTAAACTGCAGCATGTGAACCTTGTCAAGCTTCTTGGTTTCTGCATTCATGGGGACAACAAAATGATAATCTACGACTACATGCCAAACAAGAGTCTCGATTTCTTTCTCTTCA AACCATCTAACAGGGAGCGATTGAGTTGGCAGCAACGATTCAACATCATCGAGGGCATTGCTCAAGGACTACTCTACCTTCATAAGTACTCACGGTTGAGGATAATTCACCGAGACTTGAAACCAAGTAACATATTACTCGACAAAGATATGAACCCTAAGATCTCTGATTTTGGTCTTGCTAAAATCTTTAAGCAGAACGTGAGTGAAGCTAACACAATCAGGCGTGCTGGAACATA TGGGTACATGGCTCCTGAGTACGCGATGCAGGGTATATTCTCCACAAAATCAGATGTATACAGTTTTGGAGTTATAGTACTTGAGATTGTTAGTGGTAAGAAAAACAATGGCTTCCACCAAACCGAAGGCCCTCTAGACCTAGTCGAACat GCTTGGGAGCTCTGGAATAAAGATTGTGCACTAGAAATAATGGATCCAACATTGAGGGGTTCATGCATTGCAGATCAAGTGCAACGATGCATCCATGTTGGGCTCCTATGTGTCGAAAATCATGCAGCCGATCGACCCACGATTGAAGATGTTATATCGATGTTAAAAAACGAAACGACAAGTGTATCGATGCCTAAGAATCCAGCATTTATCACTAGAAATAGTATATTTGATGAAGCAGAAACAAGTAGATCAGAGAAGCTGTTATCACCAGCTTATGAATTCACAGTTACTGAAGTAGAAGGAAGATAG